In Actinomadura luteofluorescens, the sequence CGATCATCTGGTCGGTCGCGGGCTTCATCACCGGTGGGATGCTGCACAGCGACCACTCACCGGCCAGGACCGCCCCGGCCGAGTCCGCCATCTCCCCCGAGACACTCGAAGAGTTCCGCACCAACCTGCATGCGCTGGTCCTGCGCATGTACGGCCCCAAGAACTACCCCTGATCCACCGCTCCGGAAGCGTCCGCTCTGCCGGGTCCCGGTATGCCTCGGACGCCCCGCGGGCTCCGGCGGTCTCGCTCTCGCTGACGGTCTCCCCGGAACGGAAACCGAGAGCCCGAAATGACGACCACCCGCCCCGTGGACGAGCCGCCGAGCCCGGAGGAATGACCGGGGGGACCGCCCCCCACATGCCGATTCCAGGCATCAGGACCAAATGAAAGAGACCATTCCAATACCCCGCTTCTGTCTCCGATTGTTGAGCTGGAGGCAGCCACCGTTTGGAAGAGACCGCCGGCGCAGCCTGTGGAACACACGGCGGTCAACCGATGGACCAGTCCCGAGACCGACCTGGCGAACGTCGCCGCCCGCGCCGTGACCGAAGCGACCGCTGCCGCTCACCTCGCGACCTTGCCCGACTTCGGAACCGCGCTGATCGAGCGGGCCCGCAGCGACCTGGCGAGACGGGCCGGGGAGTGCTGGTGATCAGTGCGGCGGAATTGAGCAGAGTAACCTAGACGGGCACAAACGCCAATAAAACCGTAGACCCCCCATCGCCCTCAAAAGGACAAAGAATGGCCGAAGAGCCCGGCGCTCCGACCGCCCGCCATCCGGAAGGCCCCCAGACGATCCCGGCGGCCCGCCGCCCCACCGCTGGAGTGGCCCGGTGAGTGACACCACGGCGCTCGGTGACCGGATGAAGGCGTACGAGCAGGCCACCCGCATGATCCTGCCGCGCCGCACCTACACGGTCGTGCGGGTCGACGGCCGGTCGTTCCACTCGTTCCTCCGGCACGCCGAGCGGCCGTTCGACGATGCCGTCATGGCCGCGATGAACACCGTCGCCGAGGCCCTCTGCGCGGAGATGTCGGGTGCGGTGTTCGCCTTCACCCAGTCCGACGAGTGCTCGGTGCTGCTGAGCGACTTCACCGGGACGGGCACGGAGCCATGGTTCGGCGGGGTGGTCCAGAAGATGGCCTCGGTCGCGGCGTCGACGGCGACGGTCGCGTTCAACGACGCGTACGTGCCCGCGAGTGGTGCGTCGCCGGCGTCCCGGGCGACGTTCGACGCACGGGTGTTCACGATCCCGGGCCAGGTGGACGTCGCGAACTACTTCCTGTGGCGGCAGCGCGACGCCGTCCGCAACAGCATCTCTATGGCGGCGCAGGCGCACTTCTCCCACAAGCGGCTCCACAAGATCGGCACCGGCGGGATGCAGGAGCTGCTGTGGAGCGAGGCCGGGGTGAACTGGAACGACTACCCGGCCGGCTGTAAGCGGGGGCGGGTCACGGTGCGGCGGACGGGGGAGCGGCCCGTGTCCTACACCGACCGCCGGACCGGGGACCAGGTGACGACGACGGCGATCCGGTCGTGGTGGGAGACCGACGCGGCCCCGCACTTCACCGCCAACCCCGGCGACTGGCTCGCCGAGACGGTCCCGGCCCTTCCCGCCCTGGCCGAGGAGCCCCACGTCTGACGACAGGCCCGCCCACACCCTGCCGCGTGGTCGATGGCCACGCCCGCCGCGGGCTCAGCGGTGCGGGTGTCGGGCGGGCCTGCCGGGCCGCTTCGCGGTAGCGCCGCGGCGCGTTGGGCGGCGGCCCGGCCGGGCTCAGGCCGCGGCGCCCAGGGTGCCGTGCGGGTCGAGGACGTACTTGCGCGCCGCCCCCCGGTCGAACTCGGCGTAGCCCTGCGGCGCCTGTTCGAGCGGGATGACCGACGCGTTGACGTTCCGGGCGATGTGCACCCGGTCGTGCAGGATCGCCATCATCAGCTGCCGGTTGTACTTCATCACCGGGCACTGGCCCGTGACGATGTACTGCGACTTGGCCCAGCCGAGGCCGATCCGCAGCCCGAGCTGCCCCTCCTTCGCGTTCTCGTCCGACGCGCCCGGGTCGCCGGTGACGTACAGGCCGGGGATGCCGAGCCCGGCGGCGGTGCGGGTGACTTCCATGAGCGTGTTGAGGACGGTC encodes:
- a CDS encoding tRNA(His) guanylyltransferase Thg1 family protein, with the translated sequence MSDTTALGDRMKAYEQATRMILPRRTYTVVRVDGRSFHSFLRHAERPFDDAVMAAMNTVAEALCAEMSGAVFAFTQSDECSVLLSDFTGTGTEPWFGGVVQKMASVAASTATVAFNDAYVPASGASPASRATFDARVFTIPGQVDVANYFLWRQRDAVRNSISMAAQAHFSHKRLHKIGTGGMQELLWSEAGVNWNDYPAGCKRGRVTVRRTGERPVSYTDRRTGDQVTTTAIRSWWETDAAPHFTANPGDWLAETVPALPALAEEPHV